One part of the bacterium genome encodes these proteins:
- a CDS encoding type II secretion system protein — MKNKGFTLIELLVVIAIIGILSSIVLTSLGAAREKARDVKRIAEIGQIQLALAQYVDSCGEYPDLLDPLADNGCSGVTLGTYMDPIPTAPVGGEAEEYTYDVSLDNSSYCLGVGLEASNSFAKTQCTSTNVTSDFEYRVQP, encoded by the coding sequence ATGAAAAATAAAGGTTTTACGCTCATTGAGCTTTTGGTTGTTATCGCCATAATCGGTATTTTATCTTCAATTGTCTTGACCTCTCTCGGCGCCGCCCGCGAAAAAGCGCGTGATGTCAAAAGAATTGCCGAAATCGGGCAAATCCAGCTTGCTCTGGCGCAATATGTTGACTCTTGTGGTGAATATCCGGACTTGTTGGACCCATTGGCTGATAATGGTTGCTCCGGTGTGACATTGGGTACTTATATGGACCCGATTCCAACCGCTCCGGTCGGAGGAGAAGCCGAAGAATACACTTACGATGTTTCATTGGACAACAGCTCGTATTGTCTGGGGGTTGGACTTGAAGCAAGCAACAGTTTCGCTAAGACCCAATGCACGAGCACCAACGTAACATCGGATTTTGAATACAGAGTACAGCCCTAA
- a CDS encoding prepilin peptidase: MDFISLFFVFALGAVIGSFLNVVVLRYNTGKISDGRSMCFSCGKTLAWSELVPILSFFLQKGKCASCNSKISWQYPAVEFLTGIVFIFVFAQEFSGSFSFFDVLNLLASLAIWSLLIAIVVYDMRHKIIPDGLVWSFVGLSFFQGLFLFLSANGWSFSEVWNLPASHFSFFETFIGGEFSTWLLSGPVLATPFALIWLASGGRWMGLGDAKIALGLGFYLGLWPAFSAILLAFWIGAIWGIAVVSLGRISEFYALSYGDKHHTMKSEIPFAPFLIIGMFLVYIWGIDITVLVSKLLLVT; the protein is encoded by the coding sequence ATGGATTTCATTTCACTTTTTTTTGTCTTTGCGTTGGGCGCGGTCATCGGCAGTTTTTTGAACGTCGTGGTGCTTCGGTATAATACGGGCAAGATATCGGACGGACGCTCCATGTGTTTTTCCTGCGGGAAAACTTTAGCTTGGAGTGAACTCGTTCCAATCCTCAGTTTTTTCCTTCAAAAGGGCAAATGCGCTTCTTGCAATTCAAAAATTTCCTGGCAATACCCCGCTGTAGAGTTTTTAACCGGTATTGTTTTTATTTTTGTCTTTGCTCAAGAGTTTTCCGGTTCCTTTTCTTTTTTTGACGTTTTGAACCTGCTTGCTTCCTTGGCTATCTGGTCTTTGCTTATCGCCATTGTTGTTTACGACATGCGTCATAAAATAATTCCCGACGGTCTGGTCTGGTCGTTTGTGGGGCTGTCTTTTTTTCAGGGACTTTTTTTGTTTTTAAGCGCAAACGGCTGGAGCTTCTCTGAGGTCTGGAATTTACCCGCGAGCCATTTTTCTTTTTTTGAGACATTTATCGGTGGGGAGTTCTCAACGTGGCTTTTGTCCGGTCCTGTTCTCGCCACTCCTTTTGCTCTGATATGGCTTGCATCGGGTGGCAGATGGATGGGACTGGGGGACGCAAAAATCGCCTTGGGTTTGGGTTTTTATCTCGGGCTCTGGCCTGCTTTTTCGGCCATTTTGCTGGCTTTCTGGATCGGCGCCATTTGGGGTATTGCCGTCGTTTCTTTAGGCAGGATAAGCGAGTTTTATGCTTTGTCTTATGGCGACAAACATCATACAATGAAGAGTGAGATTCCTTTCGCTCCTTTTCTGATTATCGGAATGTTTCTTGTTTATATATGGGGAATAGATATTACCGTTCTGGTGTCAAAACTTCTGTTGGTGACGTAG
- a CDS encoding type II secretion system protein codes for MTPNIKNKEGDRKNKHFQGRVLNIPARACAGRLNCRGFTLVELIVSVAIFSIVMVVSVGAILYIISANRQAQAMKAVMNNLNFTLESMARNLRMGSNYHCGLSGNLSLPANCETQSQPAVVFRSSSGGIVSYELSGTEIVRGDSNGRLSLTSEDITVETLSFFVEGAASDDNNPARILVTVGGKAKVGPRAETRFNLQTYVVQRYRDETD; via the coding sequence ATGACACCGAACATAAAAAATAAAGAAGGAGACAGGAAAAACAAGCATTTTCAGGGAAGGGTATTAAACATTCCCGCTCGGGCATGCGCGGGGCGTTTAAATTGTAGAGGTTTTACTCTTGTGGAACTCATTGTATCGGTGGCGATTTTTTCAATTGTCATGGTGGTGTCCGTCGGCGCCATACTTTATATCATAAGCGCCAACAGACAAGCCCAAGCCATGAAAGCCGTCATGAACAATTTGAATTTCACTCTTGAAAGCATGGCGAGAAATTTACGCATGGGCAGTAACTACCATTGCGGATTGTCCGGCAACCTGTCTTTGCCAGCCAACTGCGAGACCCAAAGCCAGCCGGCGGTGGTATTCAGGTCTTCTTCGGGAGGTATTGTTTCTTATGAACTCTCCGGAACCGAAATTGTGAGAGGTGATTCAAACGGACGCCTGTCTTTAACTTCAGAAGACATAACCGTTGAGACCTTGAGTTTTTTTGTTGAAGGGGCCGCCTCCGATGACAACAACCCCGCCAGAATATTGGTGACAGTCGGAGGCAAAGCCAAAGTCGGACCCAGAGCGGAAACAAGATTTAACCTCCAAACCTATGTTGTTCAGAGGTATAGAGATGAAACCGATTAA
- a CDS encoding prepilin-type N-terminal cleavage/methylation domain-containing protein, giving the protein MFYKSKKRGFSLIETIVAVAVLALSVTGPLVVAEKGLTGAREAKNQMISSYLAQDALEFVKAVRNENIFRGRNWLVGLQNCASSDGSKKCTLDTVEKTSKTCPSASCDSRLRFEGWYSDNARYGYSSSLPEVTNFWREVYITSITGGEVKVSVVVKWVTPPFPQKSFTVESNMTNWD; this is encoded by the coding sequence ATGTTTTATAAATCTAAAAAAAGAGGATTTTCTCTTATAGAAACCATAGTGGCGGTGGCAGTATTGGCGCTTTCTGTCACGGGGCCTCTGGTGGTGGCGGAGAAAGGGCTTACCGGAGCCAGAGAAGCCAAAAATCAAATGATTTCCTCGTATCTCGCCCAAGATGCTTTGGAATTTGTCAAAGCCGTACGCAATGAAAATATTTTCAGGGGCAGGAACTGGCTTGTGGGTTTGCAGAATTGCGCGTCAAGCGACGGCAGTAAAAAATGCACCTTAGACACTGTAGAAAAGACAAGCAAGACATGCCCGTCCGCCTCTTGCGACAGCCGTCTGCGTTTTGAAGGATGGTATTCAGACAACGCGCGTTACGGATACAGTTCCTCTCTTCCGGAAGTTACCAACTTTTGGCGTGAAGTATACATTACAAGCATCACCGGCGGGGAGGTTAAGGTTTCCGTGGTTGTAAAATGGGTAACCCCTCCTTTTCCTCAAAAATCGTTTACGGTTGAAAGCAACATGACGAACTGGGATTAA
- a CDS encoding pilus assembly PilX N-terminal domain-containing protein — translation MKKLQSPLNFQSDDLRDRGFTLLVALMTGVLLLSIGLAIMGISLKEVQLSASGRDSQFAFYAADSGMECALLWDRVPPDPDMEESPFMSPAAYNNQLVCNGSAVPWTNYNEGFPVPGGYATSTEFVVNYGKECAVISVVKNFGGQGKTVIHSRGRTYCSQPGRSDRVERGIKAEY, via the coding sequence ATGAAAAAATTACAATCTCCATTGAATTTTCAAAGCGACGACTTAAGAGACAGAGGATTCACCTTACTCGTCGCTCTTATGACCGGCGTGTTGCTTTTGTCAATCGGACTGGCGATTATGGGTATTTCTTTGAAAGAAGTCCAATTGTCGGCTTCGGGTCGTGATTCGCAATTCGCCTTTTACGCCGCCGACTCCGGTATGGAATGCGCTCTTTTGTGGGACCGTGTTCCTCCGGACCCCGATATGGAAGAAAGTCCCTTCATGAGTCCGGCTGCTTATAACAATCAGTTGGTATGCAACGGCTCGGCTGTACCTTGGACAAATTACAACGAAGGGTTTCCTGTTCCGGGAGGATACGCGACTTCAACGGAATTCGTCGTGAACTACGGAAAAGAATGCGCGGTAATAAGTGTGGTTAAAAACTTTGGAGGACAAGGCAAAACGGTTATACATTCAAGGGGACGCACATATTGTTCTCAGCCGGGGAGAAGCGACAGGGTAGAGAGGGGAATAAAAGCGGAATATTAA